A region from the Lolium perenne isolate Kyuss_39 chromosome 4, Kyuss_2.0, whole genome shotgun sequence genome encodes:
- the LOC127348338 gene encoding uncharacterized protein: MPPPMDEPVEDGFLRLSDDLVEEVFFRLPPDEPACLVRASAVRKHWRRILADAGFRRRYREFHGAPPVLGLFQEDTRFFATTAHLPARPDRPRRYTAMMAVDCRHGRALITPFNRYFGDFGEGESFDLTVFDPLTGHQHRVPSPDNNVLWFSAAVLCAAQGCDHLGCQGGHFRVAFVTTDQQKSITSGWLYSSQTRMWSTLSSAHHPNVTKYTFNRYVPSVLLGDAIYFNIDGVIKCDLGTLSLSMFERPTDVKGGRLMIAQDGGLGFAALVDVTDLTLWSMETGPEGAMGWAKLRVIDLHTLLPHGALSIPTADCVISGIAEGSQVIFISTFACYMVDLKSRRVRKVSSPTRKLFPYMRFYMPAMEAASTGKGQ; encoded by the exons ATGCCGCCGCCGATGGACGAGCCCGTCGAGGATGGCTTCCTCCGCCTCTCGGACGATCTCGTCGAGGAGGTCTTCTTCCGCCTCCCCCCGGACGAGCCCGCCTGCCTCGTGCGCGCCTCCGCCGTCCGCAAGCACTGGCGCCGGATCCTCGCCGACGCGGGATTCCGCCGCCGCTACCGCGAGTTCCACGGAGCACCTCCCGTCCTGGGGCTCTTCCAAGAGGACACCAGATTCTTCGCCACCACTGCCCACCTCCCTGCCCGGCCGGACCGTCCCCGCCGCTATACTGCCATGATGGCCGTGGACTGCCGCCACGGCCGTGCCCTAATCACCCCCTTTAACCGCTACTTCGGGGATTTCGGGGAGGGGGAGAGCTTCGACCTCACCGTGTTTGACCCTCTGACGGGCCACCAGCACCGCGTGCCCTCCCCGGACAACAACGTGCTCTGGTTCAGCGCGGCGGTGCTCTGCGCCGCACAAGGCTGCGACCACCTTGGTTGCCAGGGAGGGCATTTCCGTGTGGCCTTCGTGACCACTGATCAGCAGAAGAGCATCACGTCGGGCTGGCTCTACTCATCCCAGACCCGCATGTGGAGCACGCTCAGCTCTGCTCATCACCCCAATGTCACCAAGTATACATTTAACCGCTATGTGCCTAGCGTCCTTCTGGGCGATGCAATCTACTTCAACATCGACGGCGTCATCAAGTGCGACCTAGGTACGCTAAGCTTGTCAATGTTCGAGAGGCCCACCGATGTCAAAGGGGGGCGTCTCATGATAGCGCAAGACGGCGGGCTGGGTTTCGCTGCGTTGGTGGATGTCACTGATCTAACCCTGTGGTCGATGGAGACCGGACCCGAGGGGGCCATGGGATGGGCAAAACTCAGGGTAATTGACCTTCACACGCTCCTCCCTCATGGTGCCCTCTCGATTCCAACCGCTGATTGTGTGATTAGTGGCATCGCGGAGGGCAGCCAAGTCATTTTCATAAGTACCTTCGCTTGTTACATGGTTGATCTCAAGTCAAGGCGAGTCAGGAAGGTGTCTTCTCCTACCAGAAAGTTATTTCCCTACATGAGGTTCTACATGCCAG CTATGGAAGCAGCTTCAACGGGCAAAGGGCAGTGA